In the genome of Daucus carota subsp. sativus chromosome 9, DH1 v3.0, whole genome shotgun sequence, the window TGGGGACGAGGAAAAGAATAACTTAATCCAGGTTATTACATCTGGTATTATTTTATCCATGTCTTACTGTATATAAGCACGCACGCCACACTACTTCTTAACCAGTGGTTCCAATTTTCTGGCTTTGGTTCTGGCTCATGTAAAAAACGACAAGAATCCCCATAGATTTTCTCTAATGCTATTAGTTTTACTCGAGAATCCCATCATCCTTCTTCATAAATGAACAGAGTAACACCGACTTCAAGTAAAGCAATTGCTACATCAAGAATAAACTTTATTATTCTGCCTAATACAAGGTACTAGCATTATACACTAGAGGGAATGAATTTATTAGTAAACTCTACCAAGTAACAATCATATGGCGTGCAAATTTTGTTTAAGTTTAAGTTGCTCGAGGTTTCAACTTTGTGAGACAATATAAATCTAATAGTGAAACTTTAATCCAACAAAGTCTGCAATTCAGAAGAGGAGTTACATTCAGAAAGCAGAATCATAATTCACTTTAGAGCATTAACCGAGAACCGGAAACTAACTACGAGTTACATATAAATGAAGTATTTCAGCTGCCACTAAAAACTAGCTAACCTATATCAAGCAGCCTGAGAATCGGTTAGTAAACTATATCAGGTAACAATTACATGGCGTGCAAATTCAGCCAACCCAGCAAGTAAACCTGGGAAATCAGCAAACATAGGCTtcaatgctttttttttttgtgtgtgtgaagGTTGTGACATGCATGTAGCAAGCTAAACATATGTTTCTATTTAGTTCAAGTTGCTCAAGGCTTCAATGTGATGGAACACAACATAAATctaacaataaaattcaaaccAACAAAGTCCCCAATCAAATATAGAAGTTTCTTTTGGAAGCATGATCATAATTCACTTTAGAGTTTAGAGCATCAACAAAGAACCAAAAACTACTACGAGAGTATGAGTTgcatataaatgaaaaaatatttgaatgcaACTAAAACTCTCAGCTATAATTTGATAGTGATCTAAACCAAGTAAAACTTTTCTGAAATATTTGCAGCAACTATGGAAGCAAGGCAAGCGCATAATTATTTGCCGGGTACAGGATATACATTCAAATATGCTCACTTTTTACATTACCAGTATCAAATTAGAAAGCCTCATACCTTGGAAGACACTGACTTGCAACTTACATAAGTAGACAAGTATTTAATCTTCAAAAACATATGGCATTCAGAATATTGTTTGCTCCCCCAATTCCTGACCAGACATCCCTTCTCTAAGTACTCTTTCAAAGAACTCTTCCAGTGTGTCCTTTCCATAACTTGGGGTTTTGTCAGCATTGTACTCTCCCGTCTCGGGATCCAAAATTAACATACTCTCAGCAGCATAATACCTTCCGATCTTCCCAAACTCAGCTGCATCTTCCATTCCAGGAAATATCTTGACAAGGAAATCAAGAACCCCGATAGCAAAATCCATCACCTCAATCGGCACTTTGATAAAATTAGGTTTTTTTCCAACAAGCCTAAATAACATCTCTCCTTGCTCTAATGGTGTCAAAGCCTTCCCAGGTCCACCAATCGGCAAAACCTGGTTTATCTTATCCTCCTCCGCTTCTTTCATCAACTCAGCCTCAAACTTCAGCTTAGCACGCTGAAACTCAAGAAGCGGTTTCTGCACACAAATTGCTGACAACAAAACAAAATGTGAAGCCCCATACTTCTTCCCAGCAACTAAACTATTCTTCGTGGCCTCGTAATCAATTCTCCAAGAATCTTTAACCCATATACTTAGagtttatttttgttgtttaaacatttaaactttGAAAACCCTATTCAAAATTGATGTGTTACGTGGGTTTCTTTCTCTTAAGATGATACCATTTTATTATACGGAAATTTTGACTGCAATTTGAATATGTTTCTcttaattttacaattatttaaaCAGAAATGCAGCTGCCAGAAGCGAATTACTTTACTCCTAGTGCGATTTaaccttaaaattattatagtcATACAATTGACTCATGTGTGTTCttgttctaatattttaattaagctAAGTTGATAACATGAGAACATTCACTGTCTAGCCATTCAGAGAACACTCCTATAAATACTGATCCATAGCTCCAAGTTATTCACAAATCTTCTCAACCTCATTCGCATCCATTCTTGTTTTACAGTAAAATATCCATGGCCTCAATCAGCCCAGCAGTGGTACTAGAGCTTGAGAAGAATAGTCAGGCCAGTACTACAACTAGCAAGTTTGTGTTGCATGATGTGATATTGAGGGTCTTCTTGTTTGCAACATCCCTAACATCACTTGTAGCTCTAGTGACCAGTAAGCAAACCGAAACGATTCCGGTGCCTTTCCCACCTTACGGAGCATCTGTTGCAGCTGAATTCACTGATATACCAGCCTTCATGTAAGTGCAATCTTTGTTTTGAACAGCAAAGTTAATGCAAAGATATGTTTCTTGCTTATGACCCTCAACCAACACGGATTTAATTTCAGATATTCGTCAGCTGTTCTCTAAGTGACTTGCTTCTACAGTATAATTACTACCATCTTATCTTTCTTTGCACTCGTGAAACGTTCTACAACATCAACAAAGTTGATGTCATGTGTTTTCTCCGTAGATGTGGTAAGTGATGGAAAATCTCCATATCCCTACACAGTTATAAGACATCATGTATAATAATATCTATTAACCATATATTGCACTGTTTTGCTCAGCTACTCTTAGGTATTTTAGCTTCAGCAACTGGAGCAGCAGGTGAAGTAGCCTACTTAGGACTCAAAGGAAACTCAAATGTAGGATGGCACAAGATCTGCAATGTCTATGATTCCTACTGTCGACACATTGGATTCTCCGTTTTAACTTCAATCTTTTCCTCCATGGTGCTATCATTTCTGATCATCCTCTACATCATTACTGTCTCACGAAGATAAACAAATCACTACGCCATTgattcatcaaaatattaagatTGGTTTTTAGATAGGGCAGGCTCCCTTTATGTTTTATGCATTGTATTGCTTTTTAGGTTCTCCTGCAGTGTGTGACTCATCTATGTAAAGTGTGTGACTCATCTATGTAAGGACCTCAGTTTGCAttaatgtttatttaattaagctGTCCATGAGTTATACATGGAATGAGTTATATTATCTCCATGTCAACTATAAAATGGATAGGGAATTTTGGTTTAAAGATGTTtgcaaaatattatgattttgataTCTATAAAGTTTCACTCTATAAATGTTGAAGGTTGACTAGACATACCATATTATCTTATAGCTTAATACAACATATTCACTTTAAACCTATCGATATTTGCAAAATATTGTCCCTTTTGATATACACTAAATATCTTTAAATTGCAAATTCCTAGACTGATCATATGTGATACAGTCCATTTTTCCTATTTCTAGTAATTCCACCGCTAATGttgaaaattgattaattataccACCATATTTTGTTATAGTATTTATATCTACCGTTCATACAAAATTgggattaattaaattgtagcATAACCAAAGTTTAGTAAAAACAAgtattaatcatgtaaagaaaAATCCTTAAATATCTTGACTCCATAAAGTAttgattttaaaagaaaataagagaATAAGCTCAACTATTttaattcaataagaaatattttaCTCTTGCATCATCATGTTGTTTATTTAGGTACATAAAATTATACAATAAATGAAAAGTAAATATACCATAAAAGCTGGTGTGATCATACAAATTCAAGCATGATTACATACAAAATTTGGACTTCAATCTTTCGCTACTTGAGGTTTCCTTAGTTTGATATGGATCATATATGGTTCTCATCTGGATCATCATGTGTGTTATAGTCACTATGTCCTATTTTAGCTTGATTCTCATGAACCACCGAGTCTCGTCTCCATTGGGGCGAAGAACTTTTCTTTAGTCCACTCcacttataagtaattaactCGACCAGGAGTTCTCACATATATAAATCACGCTTATCTCTT includes:
- the LOC108201617 gene encoding CASP-like protein 1 encodes the protein MASISPAVVLELEKNSQASTTTSKFVLHDVILRVFLFATSLTSLVALVTSKQTETIPVPFPPYGASVAAEFTDIPAFIIITTILSFFALVKRSTTSTKLMSCVFSVDVLLLGILASATGAAGEVAYLGLKGNSNVGWHKICNVYDSYCRHIGFSVLTSIFSSMVLSFLIILYIITVSRR